One part of the Glycine max cultivar Williams 82 chromosome 14, Glycine_max_v4.0, whole genome shotgun sequence genome encodes these proteins:
- the LOC100779611 gene encoding probable magnesium transporter NIPA9 isoform X1 produces the protein MWESVVLTVAATAGNNIGKILQKKGTIILPPLSFKLKVIRSYALNKTWVVGFLMDILGALLMLRALSLAPVSVIQPVSGCGLAILSIFSHFYLKEVMNAVDWVGITLAGFGTIGVGAGGEEQEVVALSIFHIPGLAFVVFILFILLSGWLRICKCQRREQEMVEYDVVEEVIYGLESGILFGMSSVISKMGFLFLEQGFPKLLVPMCIMISVCCSGTGFYYQTRGLKHGRAIVVSTCAAVASILTGVLAGMLALGERLPSEPKARLALLLGWLLIIVGVILLVGSTRLVRFLSCSSQRKRSNVDKNFDLRRATSSRVRETSPSAVIQAATLNHLLSSSSKEKA, from the exons ATGTGGGAATCTGTTGTGTTGACGGTAGCTGCCACCGCCGGCAACAACATCGGAAAGATCCTTCAGAAGAAGGGCACTATCATTCTTCCACCTCTCTCTTTCAAACTCAAG GTCATAAGGTCTTATGCTTTAAACAAAACCTGGGTGGTAGGTTTTCTAATGGATATATTAGGGGCATTATTGATGTTAAGGGCATTGTCTCTGGCTCCA GTGTCTGTCATCCAACCAGTTTCTGGCTGTGGACTAGCAATTCTTTCaatcttttctcatttttatctcAAGGAAGTCATGAATGCTGTTGATTGGGTTGGCATTACATTAGCAGGTTTTGGCACAATAG GAGTTGGTGCTGGAGGTGAGGAGCAAGAGGTGGTTGCTCTATCTATTTTTCACATTCCAGGGCTGGCATTTGTTGTTTTCATCTTGTTT ATACTTCTTAGTGGATGGCTTCGAATATGCAAGTGCCAACGaagagaacaagagatg GTGGAATATGATGTTGTTGAGGAAGTCATTTATGGCTTGGAATCTGGAATTTTGTTTGG TATGTCATCTGTAATATCGAAGATGGGATTTCTATTCCTAGAGCAAGGTTTTCCCAAGCTGTTGGTTCCTATGTGCATCATGATTAGTGTGTGTTGTAGTGGCACTGGCTTTTACTACCAG ACACGCGGTCTAAAGCATGGAAGGGCTATTGTAGTTTCCACATGTGCCGCTGTGGCATCAATTTTGACTGGTGTTCTTGCTGGGATGCTTGCTTTGGGTGAACGACTTCCTTCGGAACCAAAAGCTCGCTTGGCACTTCTTCTTGGATG GCTACTTATTATAGTTGGTGTGATTTTACTTGTTGGTTCAACACGGCTAGTGAGATTCCTTTCTTGTTCTTCACAGCGAAAAAGAAGCAATGTGGATAAGAATTTTGACCTTAGAAGAGCCACTTCTTCCCGTGTGAGGGAAACAAGTCCAAGTGCTGTCATTCAAGCAGCAACATTAAATCATTTACTATCATCATCTTCCAAAGAAAAAGCTTGA
- the LOC100779611 gene encoding probable magnesium transporter NIPA9 isoform X2 yields the protein MWESVVLTVAATAGNNIGKILQKKGTIILPPLSFKLKVIRSYALNKTWVVGFLMDILGALLMLRALSLAPVSVIQPVSGCGLAILSIFSHFYLKEVMNAVDWVGITLAGFGTIGVGAGGEEQEVVALSIFHIPGLAFVVFILFILLSGWLRICKCQRREQEMVEYDVVEEVIYGLESGILFGMSSVISKMGFLFLEQGFPKLLVPMCIMISVCCSGTGFYYQTRGLKHGRAIVVSTCAAVASILTGVLAGMLALGERLPSEPKARLALLLGCEKEAMWIRILTLEEPLLPV from the exons ATGTGGGAATCTGTTGTGTTGACGGTAGCTGCCACCGCCGGCAACAACATCGGAAAGATCCTTCAGAAGAAGGGCACTATCATTCTTCCACCTCTCTCTTTCAAACTCAAG GTCATAAGGTCTTATGCTTTAAACAAAACCTGGGTGGTAGGTTTTCTAATGGATATATTAGGGGCATTATTGATGTTAAGGGCATTGTCTCTGGCTCCA GTGTCTGTCATCCAACCAGTTTCTGGCTGTGGACTAGCAATTCTTTCaatcttttctcatttttatctcAAGGAAGTCATGAATGCTGTTGATTGGGTTGGCATTACATTAGCAGGTTTTGGCACAATAG GAGTTGGTGCTGGAGGTGAGGAGCAAGAGGTGGTTGCTCTATCTATTTTTCACATTCCAGGGCTGGCATTTGTTGTTTTCATCTTGTTT ATACTTCTTAGTGGATGGCTTCGAATATGCAAGTGCCAACGaagagaacaagagatg GTGGAATATGATGTTGTTGAGGAAGTCATTTATGGCTTGGAATCTGGAATTTTGTTTGG TATGTCATCTGTAATATCGAAGATGGGATTTCTATTCCTAGAGCAAGGTTTTCCCAAGCTGTTGGTTCCTATGTGCATCATGATTAGTGTGTGTTGTAGTGGCACTGGCTTTTACTACCAG ACACGCGGTCTAAAGCATGGAAGGGCTATTGTAGTTTCCACATGTGCCGCTGTGGCATCAATTTTGACTGGTGTTCTTGCTGGGATGCTTGCTTTGGGTGAACGACTTCCTTCGGAACCAAAAGCTCGCTTGGCACTTCTTCTTGGATG CGAAAAAGAAGCAATGTGGATAAGAATTTTGACCTTAGAAGAGCCACTTCTTCCCGTGTGA
- the LOC100779611 gene encoding probable magnesium transporter NIPA9 isoform X3, producing MWESVVLTVAATAGNNIGKILQKKGTIILPPLSFKLKVIRSYALNKTWVVGFLMDILGALLMLRALSLAPVSVIQPVSGCGLAILSIFSHFYLKEVMNAVDWVGITLAGFGTIGVGAGGEEQEVVALSIFHIPGLAFVVFILFILLSGWLRICKCQRREQEMVEYDVVEEVIYGLESGILFGMSSVISKMGFLFLEQGFPKLLVPMCIMISVCCSGTGFYYQTRGLKHGRAIVVSTCAAVASILTGVLAGMLALGERLPSEPKARLALLLGCKHAHIEK from the exons ATGTGGGAATCTGTTGTGTTGACGGTAGCTGCCACCGCCGGCAACAACATCGGAAAGATCCTTCAGAAGAAGGGCACTATCATTCTTCCACCTCTCTCTTTCAAACTCAAG GTCATAAGGTCTTATGCTTTAAACAAAACCTGGGTGGTAGGTTTTCTAATGGATATATTAGGGGCATTATTGATGTTAAGGGCATTGTCTCTGGCTCCA GTGTCTGTCATCCAACCAGTTTCTGGCTGTGGACTAGCAATTCTTTCaatcttttctcatttttatctcAAGGAAGTCATGAATGCTGTTGATTGGGTTGGCATTACATTAGCAGGTTTTGGCACAATAG GAGTTGGTGCTGGAGGTGAGGAGCAAGAGGTGGTTGCTCTATCTATTTTTCACATTCCAGGGCTGGCATTTGTTGTTTTCATCTTGTTT ATACTTCTTAGTGGATGGCTTCGAATATGCAAGTGCCAACGaagagaacaagagatg GTGGAATATGATGTTGTTGAGGAAGTCATTTATGGCTTGGAATCTGGAATTTTGTTTGG TATGTCATCTGTAATATCGAAGATGGGATTTCTATTCCTAGAGCAAGGTTTTCCCAAGCTGTTGGTTCCTATGTGCATCATGATTAGTGTGTGTTGTAGTGGCACTGGCTTTTACTACCAG ACACGCGGTCTAAAGCATGGAAGGGCTATTGTAGTTTCCACATGTGCCGCTGTGGCATCAATTTTGACTGGTGTTCTTGCTGGGATGCTTGCTTTGGGTGAACGACTTCCTTCGGAACCAAAAGCTCGCTTGGCACTTCTTCTTGGATG TAAACATGCACAcatagaaaaatga
- the LOC100780149 gene encoding uncharacterized protein produces the protein MEDFNYNRSRSHGNGQMMKMERYYGGATPPPRPCDLRSYSVSYAQAQMGPNNYNNKDLKMMKKGKSMSSRATSISKSWSFATDPEIQRKKRVASYKMYSVEGKVKGSFRKSFRWLKDRYWQVVYGWW, from the coding sequence ATGGAAGACTTCAACTACAACAGATCAAGGTCTCATGGCAATGGGCAAATGATGAAGATGGAGAGGTACTATGGAGGAGCAACACCACCACCAAGGCCTTGTGATCTCAGGTCCTATAGCGTCTCCTATGCACAAGCTCAAATGGGTCCCAATAATTACAACAACAAGGacttgaagatgatgaagaaaggaaaaagcATGTCATCAAGGGCTACTTCTATTTCCAAGTCTTGGAGCTTTGCTACTGATCCTGAGATTCAAAGGAAGAAGAGGGTTGCCAGCTACAAAATGTATTCTGTGGAAGGAAAAGTCAAAGGCTCCTTTAGGAAGAGCTTTAGGTGGCTTAAGGATAGGTACTGGCAAGTGGTTTATGGCTGGTGGTGA